The genomic interval TTTGCGCTTATAGCCGGAAGGTACATTGAAAGGAAATCCAGGACTCTGGCTTACTATATCTACTTTGCTGTGTTTCAGCCTGATAGTTGTTTCTGAGGGCTGCTGGTCTTTGGGAGATTTTACATTCAGTTTAACAAAGCTCATAAATGGGAACAGGAAACTATCCACTTGCTTAAAGTCTTCATAATCAAGTGAAAAAGTATTGGTTGTGCCTGTTTCTGTCGCATTGAGATGTGTTAATTTCAGATTGGATTCAGCTACAAAATTCTCAATATTGATTCTTCCTTCTTTTTGTTTTAGTACAAAAAAATCACTTTCCTTCTGAAATTCAGAATCCGGCTGCTGTTTAAATGGCAAATTTCCAATGATAACAGATTGAAGCAATGGGAAATTAAGGTCAAAATTATATTGACGGCTTAACTGTTCGTAACTGAAAACAAAATATTGCTTATGGAATTTGTCCATAAAAACGATAGAATCCCTTGTAATTAACCCACGAGCTAATTCAAACCCGACTCCGGTTACTGAGATCCAGATCAGGCTATCCTTTTTCATGCGGATATTAACGTTTGTGTTATCAAAATCCTGGTTTTTGCTTTGAAAAGAAAATTTTGATTTTGCAGTCAGGTAATCGAAAGCTATTTCCCGGATTTTAACAGGGGCAACCGTTTCTGTTTCGGTATCAGCAAGCGATGACGTGTCTGTATACACTGAATCCCTGTTAACAAAAACGGAGTCGCTGACTGATTTATCTGTATTCTTGGAAATGCGGTTTTTATGGCAGGAAGTAAACCAGATCATGCTGATCATCATGAACCATACTGTAATCTTATTGTTCATGTAATGCTCCGGTTGCTATTTTTTTATCAAGAAGTTCGGTGGTTTCACCCATTTTTTTTGCCTTTTTCCATTGTGCAACAGCGTTTTCACGTTCGCCCAATTTAAACAGAACGTCGCCATAATGTTCAACAATGGTACCGCTTACGCCGGTACTGTCGGTCATTGCTTTTTCTAAAAACACTTTTGCTTTTTTATAATCTTTCAGGATGTATAAAACCCATGCGTGTGTATCCAGATAAGTAGGGTTGTCCATATGCTGCTGAACCAGCTTTTCTGACATTTTCAGTGCCAGGTCCAGCTTTTCTTTGCGAAGGGAAAGAAAATAACTGTAATTATTGAGCACATGATCGTTGTCTGGGTTGTCTTTCAGCGCGAGTTCATAGGACGCATCGGACTTCGCATTGTCTCCTATTCCGTTATAAGCATCCCCGAGCTGGGCATTTATAAACGTAACAAACTCCGGCTTATTTGTAATCAGTTTCAGGCTTTCGTCAAAGGATGAAATAGCAGCTTTGTAATTCTTCTTCATCAGCTGAGCCGTACCATTTGAATACCAAAGCGTACCCTGATTAGGAAAAACTTCCAGCGCTTTTTCCGAATGCACCAGCATACTGTCTACCTGGTTCAGTTCTCCGTCCAGTTGTAATATCGCTTCCCAGACTTCATATACTGAGCCATCAATTCTTGCCGCCTTTACATAAAGATCACGTGCTTCTCCTTTTTTACCATTTTGCACCAGTAAATCAGCATATACTACGTTCGTTTTCGCTTCATTGGGGTGAGTATCAATTAATTGCTTTGCCAGCTGAATCGCGTCAGTAAATTCTGTTTTTGTTTTCAGCATGGTAAGGTAACCTTTCAGCACCCTGATCTTGGGTTCGGAATCCAGGTTTGGATTGGCAAAAACCAGCTTTAACTCCTGATTACACTTTTGTACATCACCATTACGGCGATAAATATCAGCCAGTAATACGTGCGCCTGAGCCTCGTCCGGATTAATTTTCAGGGCTTCTTCAAGTGGAGCTACTGCCTCTGCAATCCGGTCATTGGCTATGAGTATTTCAGCCATTTCTATCCGGTAACTCGCTTCGCTTGGTTCAGAAGCAATTAATTTTTTGGATTCAACCAGTGCTTTTTCGAGATTATTCTGCCGCAGATAAAGCTGTTGTTTCTGCCGCGTGATTTCCTCCGTTACACCCATTGATTTTTCTAAAAGGTCGTAAGTAGCGATGGCTTTATCAAACTGATCATTGAATACATACACCGCAGCAAGCTCAATACCATACTGTATATTACCTGGATTTTTGGCTACAAGTGGTTCATAAACCAGAGCAGCTTCTGAATATTTCCTTTTTTTAGCATATAATTCGGCAAGCTGAATAGCATAAAACTCATTGTCTTTATCCAGGTCGTATGCTTTTTTTGAGGCAATAATGGCTTCATCTGCCCTGTCGAGCTTGATAAGTGCAGATGCTACCATAAAATGTCCGGCACCATCCTGCTCACTTTGCTGAACCAGCTTTTCGAAAATCGGAAGTGCTTTTGCCGGTTCATCTTTCATCATGAACTTCATACCTTCTGCGGCAAGTGATTCTTCTTCAAGACGGAAACCAGACTTATCTACGCTTTTTTCGGATTGGGTTTCTTTCGCTTTATTGCGTCGCTGCGCATAAGTATTCTGCACGGTACCAATAACCGCGAGCATACTAATCAAAAGAGTCAATTTTAAAAATTCTGTCCTCATATTTATCTTATTGCCAATCAGATATTGAGACAGATCGGCCGTTTCATGGTAAACAGCAAAGTTATTAATTTTTGTTCTGTTTAGTCCCGTTAAAAGACCTTTAAACTGGAATAGTAACGACAAAAATGGATTATTCTTATTTCGAAATTACTTATTGAACAGAATATACTGTTTTGGCTGATCCCGGTAAGCCGCCTGCACTTAAAACTTCAGCCTGAACGGCAATCTTTGTAACTGCATCGGTATTATAATATTGAAAACGGGCTTTCCCATCTTTTCCTGTTTTAAGCATTGGCGCCCAAAAGACCGTAGACCTGTAATCGGGCCTTGCGTCTTCCTGCCGGGTGACCTCATATTTCGGATTATAAAATTCACGGGGAATATTGAAGCCCGCTATTTTTGAGGATAATACGCCCGGTACAATGTCCTGCGAATAATCATAATTGGTATTGCCTCTTTTGGTATAAACCGCAATAACGCCATTGCCTCCTCTGCTTCCATATATTGCAGCGGACGCACCTTTCAGTACATCAATCGATTCAACATCATTGACATTCACGGATGTGATCATATTTTTATCTCCCGTCATACCATCGAGTACAAAAAGTGGTTCGCCTCTGTTGCCCCTTATAAATACAGAAGCATTCATACCAGACCCAACTACCTGAACACCTGCTACTCTTGCCGCAATAATATCAAGAATACTGAATGCTCCGGCTGCCATTTGTGACGTGACTTTAATCGTGGCATCTGCATTCGTGTAAAGTTTCCTGGAGTCCCGTTCCACTACCTTTTTTGCCTTAATAGTCACTTCTTTTAATAAGCGCTCCCTGCTTTCACGGATTTTGCGTACAATTTCCTGGTATTCTTCTGCTCTTTTGAGATAATCATTCAATTGTACGGCGTCCACTGTAATGGGATAATAAGGGATTTTTACCAAAAAAGCTTTGGGCGGTTCAAACAGGTTCATCAGGAATGATAAATTTTGATTTCCTTTTTTATTTGCTCCCTGTAAGCGAAAATTCAGTGTATCTGAAAAAACCAGATTATGAATTGCAAATAAGCCTGTTGCATCCGTTTCAGGTGTCAGAATGGTACTTATGCTGTCATTTTCTAAAAAAACCGACAGCATTACTTTTTCGCTGATTTGTTTATTATTTCTCTTGACTTGCCCAGCCAGTGTAATACCCTGTTCTACAAACCTTTGCGGAGCAGATAATGAATCTTTCAGAACATCTTCCCATTTGAACCGGCTCCATCCCTGCGTCATCATCAGATAATCCAGATGGATTTTTCGTTCCGACTTGTCACGATTAAAATAATAAGCAGGTTGCTCTACAAATCCTTTTAAATCAGAGGTTAACAGTAAATTTGAAACAAGGTTCATGTCAT from Dyadobacter sp. NIV53 carries:
- a CDS encoding DUF4292 domain-containing protein, yielding MNNKITVWFMMISMIWFTSCHKNRISKNTDKSVSDSVFVNRDSVYTDTSSLADTETETVAPVKIREIAFDYLTAKSKFSFQSKNQDFDNTNVNIRMKKDSLIWISVTGVGFELARGLITRDSIVFMDKFHKQYFVFSYEQLSRQYNFDLNFPLLQSVIIGNLPFKQQPDSEFQKESDFFVLKQKEGRINIENFVAESNLKLTHLNATETGTTNTFSLDYEDFKQVDSFLFPFMSFVKLNVKSPKDQQPSETTIRLKHSKVDIVSQSPGFPFNVPSGYKRKR
- a CDS encoding lipopolysaccharide assembly protein LapB translates to MLAVIGTVQNTYAQRRNKAKETQSEKSVDKSGFRLEEESLAAEGMKFMMKDEPAKALPIFEKLVQQSEQDGAGHFMVASALIKLDRADEAIIASKKAYDLDKDNEFYAIQLAELYAKKRKYSEAALVYEPLVAKNPGNIQYGIELAAVYVFNDQFDKAIATYDLLEKSMGVTEEITRQKQQLYLRQNNLEKALVESKKLIASEPSEASYRIEMAEILIANDRIAEAVAPLEEALKINPDEAQAHVLLADIYRRNGDVQKCNQELKLVFANPNLDSEPKIRVLKGYLTMLKTKTEFTDAIQLAKQLIDTHPNEAKTNVVYADLLVQNGKKGEARDLYVKAARIDGSVYEVWEAILQLDGELNQVDSMLVHSEKALEVFPNQGTLWYSNGTAQLMKKNYKAAISSFDESLKLITNKPEFVTFINAQLGDAYNGIGDNAKSDASYELALKDNPDNDHVLNNYSYFLSLRKEKLDLALKMSEKLVQQHMDNPTYLDTHAWVLYILKDYKKAKVFLEKAMTDSTGVSGTIVEHYGDVLFKLGERENAVAQWKKAKKMGETTELLDKKIATGALHEQ
- a CDS encoding TonB-dependent receptor plug domain-containing protein gives rise to the protein MPCTKTLLKLSFLLFSILLLAGFQAVDEDFAQKVAGQLLKYRGVFPQEKAYLHLDKPYYTVGDTLWYKGYLVEGSLHQADSASQVLYVDLIEQSTGKNIALRRTRLEGGVGHGDIVLPDSIPNGAYTIRAYTNWMRNFSEDFFFQKSIYLFGQEQNTVPATSELLDIQFFPEGGQLLTGISTRVAFKAVNGNGLGQDIDGFVLNQKKDTITSFKSEHLGLGRFQFQPEKDQKYQAYVRKKDGTFQSVSFPLSVENGFSLIVDNLSSPSKMRILVYHNFSQSAEKQVHVVGHSRGIIAFAAKGKVSAKGLMINLPKTELPDGITHLTLFDDQNKPVCERLVFIDHGNTLKVKINPSKPIYKPREKAELEIMVTDTAGNPVETNLSVAVTDEGQIAPQPYDMNLVSNLLLTSDLKGFVEQPAYYFNRDKSERKIHLDYLMMTQGWSRFKWEDVLKDSLSAPQRFVEQGITLAGQVKRNNKQISEKVMLSVFLENDSISTILTPETDATGLFAIHNLVFSDTLNFRLQGANKKGNQNLSFLMNLFEPPKAFLVKIPYYPITVDAVQLNDYLKRAEEYQEIVRKIRESRERLLKEVTIKAKKVVERDSRKLYTNADATIKVTSQMAAGAFSILDIIAARVAGVQVVGSGMNASVFIRGNRGEPLFVLDGMTGDKNMITSVNVNDVESIDVLKGASAAIYGSRGGNGVIAVYTKRGNTNYDYSQDIVPGVLSSKIAGFNIPREFYNPKYEVTRQEDARPDYRSTVFWAPMLKTGKDGKARFQYYNTDAVTKIAVQAEVLSAGGLPGSAKTVYSVQ